A stretch of Bos indicus x Bos taurus breed Angus x Brahman F1 hybrid chromosome 17, Bos_hybrid_MaternalHap_v2.0, whole genome shotgun sequence DNA encodes these proteins:
- the RTN4R gene encoding reticulon-4 receptor codes for MKRASARGSQLLAWVLWLQAWRVAAPCPGACVCYSEPKVTTSCPQQGLQAVPADIPAASQRVFLHGNRIAYVPAASFRACRNLTILWLHSNALAHIDAAAFSGLALLEQLDLSDNAQLRAVDPATFRGLGRLHTLHLDRCGLRELGPGLFRGLAALQYLYLQDNGLQALPDDAFSDLGNLTHLFLHGNHIPSVPERAFRGLHSLDRLLLHQNRVARVHPHAFRDLGRLMTLYLFANNLSALSAEALAPLRSLQYLRLNDNPWVCDCRARPLWAWLQQFRGSSSELPCSLPARLAGRDLKRLAATDLEGCAVATLPAPPIWTGGPVHEEPLGLPKCCQPDAVDKASVLEAGRPASAGNALKGRVPPGDSAPGNRSGPRHINDSPFGTLPGSAEPPLTAVQPEGSQPPGSPTTGPRRRPGCSRKNRTRSQCRLGQAGSGGGGSGAVEGSGTPSGLACSLVPLALAPVLWTVLGRC; via the coding sequence GAAGCCAGCTGCTGGCCTGGGTGCTGTGGCTGCAGGCGTGGAGGGTGGCGGCGCCCTGCCCAGGCGCCTGCGTGTGCTACAGCGAACCCAAGGTGACCACCAGCTGCCCGCAGCAGGGTCTGCAGGCTGTGCCCGCCGACATCCCGGCCGCCAGCCAGCGAGTCTTCCTGCACGGCAACCGCATTGCGTACGTGCCCGCCGCCAGCTTCCGCGCCTGCCGCAACCTCACCATCCTGTGGCTGCACTCGAATGCGCTGGCCCACATCGACGCGGCCGCCTTCTCCGGCCTGGCGCTCCTGGAGCAGCTGGACCTCAGCGACAACGCGCAGCTGCGGGCCGTGGACCCCGCCACGTTCCGAGGCCTGGGCCGCCTACACACGCTGCACCTGGACCGCTGCGGCCTGCGGGAGCTGGGCCCCGGCCTGTTCCGCGGCCTGGCCGCCCTGCAGTACCTCTACCTGCAGGACAACGGGCTGCAGGCGCTTCCTGACGACGCCTTCAGCGACCTGGGCAACCTCACGCACCTCTTCCTGCACGGCAACCACATCCCCAGCGTGCCCGAGCGCGCCTTCCGCGGCCTGCACAGCCTCGACCGCCTTCTGCTCCACCAGAACCGCGTGGCACGCGTGCACCCGCACGCCTTCCGGGACCTCGGCCGCCTCATGACGCTTTACCTGTTTGCCAACAACCTCTCCGCGTTGTCCGCGGAGGCCCTGGCGCCCCTGAGGTCCCTGCAGTACCTGCGGCTCAACGACAACCCCTGGGTGTGCGACTGCCGGGCGCGCCCACTCTGGGCCTGGCTGCAGCAGTTCCGTGGCTCCTCGTCAGAGCTGCCCTGCAGCCTGCCCGCGCGCCTGGCCGGCCGTGACCTCAAGCGCTTGGCCGCCACCGACCTGGAGGGTTGCGCCGTGGCCACACTGCCGGCCCCTCCCATCTGGACCGGTGGGCCTGTCCACGAGGAGCCTCTGGGGCTGCCCAAGTGCTGCCAGCCGGACGCCGTGGACAAGGCCTCAGTGCTGGAGGCCGGGAGGCCCGCCTCGGCCGGCAACGCTCTCAAGGGACGAGTCCCGCCTGGAGACAGCGCACCAGGCAACCGCTCTGGCCCCCGGCACATCAACGACTCGCCCTTCGGGACCCTGCCGGGCTCGGCCGAGCCCCCCCTGACGGCGGTGCAGCCTGAGGGTTCCCAGCCCCCGGGCTCCCCCACCACGGGCCCACGAAGGCGGCCGGGTTGTTCCCGCAAGAACCGCACACGCAGCCAGTGCCGTCTGGGCCAGGCGGGCAGTGGGGGCGGCGGGAGCGGCGCAGTGGAGGGCTCAGGCACCCCATCCGGCCTCGCCTGCAGCCTCGTCCCCCTGGCTCTGGCGCCGGTGCTGTGGACGGTGCTCGGGCGCTGTTGA